The following are from one region of the Salmo trutta chromosome 20, fSalTru1.1, whole genome shotgun sequence genome:
- the LOC115155986 gene encoding uncharacterized protein C21orf62 has protein sequence MSLNRASSWRRPPALLLWTLWVLLFPSTVTLTTGPGNSTLLFDSTDNSNSLRNCSCSAHIQDCDEALANLLCSCHTVQRSKLTPGGLREQGGLTVWLREPWVLTELLNGSVVLDLRLSFCGTGTLAIPTQYLTLFGLRRLRVHSAAQGAPHLEQVLTISSRSRDIERMGCLSSTDPASPSSVLHVSFLDVSVLNGLSSLKAYSVSAPPMSTLFQHFPHLPLPLHPSTSLDQPPEPQQGCLLTFIY, from the coding sequence ATGTCTCTAAATAGGGCCTCCTCTTGGCGCCGTCCCCCTGCCCTGTTGCTGTGGACTCTGTGGGTTCTACTCTTCCCCTCAACTGTCACCCTGACCACAGGCCCCGGCAACAGCACCCTGCTCTTTGACAGCACCGACAACAGCAACAGCCTGCGGAActgcagctgctccgcccacatCCAGGACTGTGACGAGGCGCTGGCCAACCTGCTGTGCAGCTGCCACACTGTGCAGCGCTCCAAGCTGACCCCAGGTGGCCTGAGGGAGCAGGGCGGACTGACTGTTTGGCTCAGAGAGCCCTGGGTCCTCACAGAGCTGCTGAACGGCAGCGTGGTGCTCGACCTCCGCCTGTCGTTCTGTGGCACTGGCACCCTGGCCATCCCCACCCAGTACCTGACCCTGTTTGGCCTCCGTAGGCTGAGGGTCCACAGTGCTGCCCAGGGCGCTCCACACCTGGAGCAGGTCCTTACCATCTCCTCTAGGAGTAGGGATATTGAGAGGATGGGGTGCCTCTCCTCCACTGACCCCGCCTCCCCCTCCTCCGTTCTCCATGTATCCTTCCTGGATGTGTCAGTGCTAAATGGGTTGTCGTCCCTGAAGGCCTACAGTGTGAGCGCCCCTCCCATGTCCACCCTCTTCCAACACTTCCCCCACCTGCCCCTACCCctacacccctccacctccctggATCAGCCCCCGGAGCCCCAACAGGGCTGCCTCCTCACCTTCATATACTAG